The window AACTGGACGACTTGCTCTCTCGGTTCACGACCGAGGACTTCGTCGCGGAGTTCCGCGAACTCAACGACGAGGTTCAGGAGTAGGCCGCCAACGGCTATTTACCCGTCAGTTCCCTTATCCCACCCGTATGGATGGGAGTGCGCGCGTGCGCTACATCGGCGCTGGCGGCGGCGTTCGGGAGCGCGCCGACCGTACCGCCAGCCAGCGGGACACGCTTTCCGTTCGCGTCGCCGACACCGAGGCAGACGTGTTCGACGCGCTCGCGGAGGGGCGCGTGGATTGCGTGGTGAGCGAACACGACCCCGGCACGCTGGATGGCATCGACTTGCTCTCTCGGGTTCGGGACGTCGACCCCGCGGTGCCGTTCGTGTTGTTCACCGCGAACGGGAGCGAGTCCGTGGCGGGCGCCGCCGTCGACGCCGGCGTGACGAACTACGTTCCACGCGCGGGAGACTCTCCGTACGCGGATCTCGCGGACGCCTGTCAGTCGGCCGTCGACCAGTACCTCGCGGAGCGCGACGTGGCGATGCTGAACGACCTCGCGCGGAACGTCTACGAGCGCATCACGGACGCGTTCTTCGCGGTGGATCGCGACTGGAACTTCACGTACGTGAACGACGAGGCGGAGGAGTTACTGGACGTGCGCGCAGAGGACGTCATCGAGGAGAACATCTGGGACGAGTTCGAGGAAGCGGTCGGATCGACGTTCTACACGGAGTTCCACCGCGCTATCGCGACCCAGGAGGCCGTGACGTTCACGGAGCGCTACGACCCGCTGGGCGAGCACTTCCAGGTTCGGGCGTTCCCGTCCGAGAACGGCCTCTCCGTGCACTTCCACGCTATCGACCCGGAGAGCGACTCGGCGGACGGCGCGCACCTCATCGAACTCACGAACGTCCTCGCCTACGACCTCCTCGACTCCATCGAGCGCGCGCAGGCCTCGCTGAACGACGTGCGGGAGGGCGACCGCGAGGCGATAGACGACGTGGCGGCGGCGCTCGACCGGATGGACGACCTCGTAACCCACTCCATCACGCTCGCCGCGAACCCGGACTAGAGTTCGAAATCGAGCGGGTAGTCGGTGAAGTTCTCGTAGCCGTTCTCGGTGACGACGACGATGTCCTCCAGACGGACGCCGCCGACGTCAGGGTCGTAGAGGCCGGGTTCGATAGTGACGACGTGCCCGGGTTCGAGTTCGTCCGTCGCGTTCGTCGAAATCGATGGCGCTTCGTGGACGTCCAGACCGACGCCGTGGCCGGTGCTGTGGATGTAGCCAGTCTCCGTGCTCGGGTCGCTCCGGAGCGTGGGGTAGCCGGCGTCCTCGTACACGTCGCAGACGGCGTGGTGGACGTCCTCGCCGGTCGCGCCGGGTTCGAGCGCGTCGAACGCCGCATCCAGGGCCTCCCGCGTGAGGTCGTAAAACTCGCGCGCGTCATCGCTCGCATCGCCCTTCACGAACGTCCGCGTCATGTCCGCGTGGTACTTCGTCTCCTTGTCTCGGGGGAAGATGTCGATGATGATGGTCTCGTCCGCGTTGAGCGGGCCGCTCCCGCGATCGTGGGGGACTGACGCTGACTCGCCGCAGGCGACGATGGTCTCGTCGAGCGAACAGCCGTGCCGGAGGAGCGTCACCTCTATTTCCTCCTTCACGCGCTCGGACGTGAGTGGGTCGCCCTCGTAGTGGAGCACGCCGTCCCGCACGGTCGCGGCATCGAGGAGCGTCTCAGCGGCCCGCATCGCCGCTTCGTTCGCCGCCTGCGCGGCCTTCACGTGCTCGACTTCCTCTGCGGTCTTCGTCGCGCGAATCGCCCTCACCGTCTCGCCGTCGTCTACGTCCACCGCGATGTCGTTCTCGCGGAGACCGTCGGCGGTGGCGAGCGGAAAGCGCTCGTTCACCAGGACGGATTCGACGCCGAACTCGGCGAGGAACTCGGCGTAGAGGAGGTCGCGCGCGGTCGACGTGTCGTTGTTCGCGCGCTTCTCCTGGTAGTCGTAGTCCGCGTACCGCCGCACGGTGTCCGCGCGCGACTCCTGTTTCGCTCGCGTGAATTCCAGGCCGGAGACGAGGAGAACGGTCTCCTCGGGCGTGTAGAGGCTGACGAAGGGGTCGCTCGCGTCGAACCCCGAGAGGTAGAGCTGGTCGGAGGTCGAGGCGTCCGCGTCGAGCAGGTAGCCGTCCGCGCCCGCCGCGTCGAGCGCGTCGTCGAGCGCGCCGAAATCGGGTTCCATACTCGTGGCGTCCGCTGGCGCGAGTAAAACCCTACCGCCTCCGGAACGCCTACGTGCCGGCCGGTCGACTCCCCGCCATGGACGTCACGGTCACGACCTCACGCGTTCGCGGGGACGCGGACGCGCCGCCGTCGAAGAGCTACACGCACCGCGCGATTCTTGCCGCCGGATACAGCGACGGCGCGCGCGTCCGCAACCCCCTCGACAGCGCGGACACGAAAGCGACGATGGACGCGGTCGACGCGTTCGGCGGCAACGTCGCGAAGGCAGCGCAGACGCTCGAAGTCGAGGGGTTCGCCGGCCGCCCCGACGTGCCGACGGACGTCCTCGACTGCGCGAACAGCGGGACGACGATGCGCCTCGTCACCGCCGCCGCGGCGCTCGCGGACGGCGTCACCGTCCTCACCGGCGACGACTCGCTCCGGTCGCGCCCCCAGGGCCCGCTGCTGGACGCGCTCGAATCGCTCGGCGCTCGCGCGCAGAGCACGCGCGGGAACGGCCAAGCCCCCCTCGTCGTCGAAGGCCCGATCGAGGGCGGCCGCGTCGAGGTTCCGGGCGACGTGTCGAGTCAGTTCATCACCGCGCTATTGATGGCGGGCGCGGTCACCGACGAGGGCGTCGAAATCGACCTCACGACCGAACTGAAGTCCGAACCGTACGTCGACCTCACGCTCGACGTGCTCGACGACTTCGGCGTCGAGGCGACGCGGACCGACGACGGCTACCGCGTCCCCGGCGGCCAGACCTACCGCACCGAGGAGTACCAGGTGCCCGGCGACTTCTCCTCGGCGTCCTACCTGGTCGGCGCGGGCGCGCTCGCCGGCGACGAGAGTGTTCGAGTGCACAACGTCTACCCGAGCGAGCAGGGCGACAGCGCCATCCTCGACATCGTCGAGCGGATGGGCGCGCGCGTCGACTGGAACCGCGACGAGGGAACCGTCGAGGTCGAGCAAGCGTCGCTCTCCGGCGTCGAGGTCGACGTCGGTGACACGCCCGACCTCCTCCCGACGATTGCGGCGCTCGGCGCGGCCGCGGACGGCACCACGCGCATCACGAACTGCGAGCACGTCCGGTTCAAGGAGACGGATCGAGTGGACGCGATGGCGACCGAACTCGCCGCGCTCGGCGCGCGCGTCACGGAGGAGCGCGACACGCTCACCGTCCACGGCGGCCAGAGCGACCTCTCGGGGGCGACGCTCTCCGGACACGGCGACCACCGCGTCGTGATGGCGCTCGCGCTCGCCGGC is drawn from Salarchaeum sp. JOR-1 and contains these coding sequences:
- a CDS encoding Xaa-Pro peptidase family protein; protein product: MEPDFGALDDALDAAGADGYLLDADASTSDQLYLSGFDASDPFVSLYTPEETVLLVSGLEFTRAKQESRADTVRRYADYDYQEKRANNDTSTARDLLYAEFLAEFGVESVLVNERFPLATADGLRENDIAVDVDDGETVRAIRATKTAEEVEHVKAAQAANEAAMRAAETLLDAATVRDGVLHYEGDPLTSERVKEEIEVTLLRHGCSLDETIVACGESASVPHDRGSGPLNADETIIIDIFPRDKETKYHADMTRTFVKGDASDDAREFYDLTREALDAAFDALEPGATGEDVHHAVCDVYEDAGYPTLRSDPSTETGYIHSTGHGVGLDVHEAPSISTNATDELEPGHVVTIEPGLYDPDVGGVRLEDIVVVTENGYENFTDYPLDFEL
- a CDS encoding response regulator; this encodes MDGSARVRYIGAGGGVRERADRTASQRDTLSVRVADTEADVFDALAEGRVDCVVSEHDPGTLDGIDLLSRVRDVDPAVPFVLFTANGSESVAGAAVDAGVTNYVPRAGDSPYADLADACQSAVDQYLAERDVAMLNDLARNVYERITDAFFAVDRDWNFTYVNDEAEELLDVRAEDVIEENIWDEFEEAVGSTFYTEFHRAIATQEAVTFTERYDPLGEHFQVRAFPSENGLSVHFHAIDPESDSADGAHLIELTNVLAYDLLDSIERAQASLNDVREGDREAIDDVAAALDRMDDLVTHSITLAANPD
- the aroA gene encoding 3-phosphoshikimate 1-carboxyvinyltransferase codes for the protein MDVTVTTSRVRGDADAPPSKSYTHRAILAAGYSDGARVRNPLDSADTKATMDAVDAFGGNVAKAAQTLEVEGFAGRPDVPTDVLDCANSGTTMRLVTAAAALADGVTVLTGDDSLRSRPQGPLLDALESLGARAQSTRGNGQAPLVVEGPIEGGRVEVPGDVSSQFITALLMAGAVTDEGVEIDLTTELKSEPYVDLTLDVLDDFGVEATRTDDGYRVPGGQTYRTEEYQVPGDFSSASYLVGAGALAGDESVRVHNVYPSEQGDSAILDIVERMGARVDWNRDEGTVEVEQASLSGVEVDVGDTPDLLPTIAALGAAADGTTRITNCEHVRFKETDRVDAMATELAALGARVTEERDTLTVHGGQSDLSGATLSGHGDHRVVMALALAGLVADGDTTITGAHHVDVSFPGFFDTLYDLGASVALD